The genomic interval ATCGTCATCGAGGACATTCACTGGCTGGATGAAGCCAGCATCGAATTCGTATCGGCGCTCGTCGACGTGGTGGCCCAGAGCCGCGTCGCGCTGATCCTGACCTACCGCCCGACCTATCAGGCGCCGTGGCAGGAAGGACCGAACTTTCACGAGATCCGCCTCGACGAGCTCAGCGACGGCGACGTGGCCTCGCTCGCGGTCGATCTGATGGGCGATCACCCGTCGACCCGCGCGGTCCGCCAGCGCATCATCGAGCGAAGCGGAGGCAATCCTTTCTTTGCCGAGGAGCTGATCCGGTCCCTGGTCGACAGCGGCGAACTCGGCGGCCATGCCGGTCACTACGAGGCGGCGCAGGAGCCGTCGATGGAGATGCTGCCCCCGACGGTCCAATCCGTAATCGCGGCGCGTATCGACCGTCTCTTGCCCCGTGACAAGGAGGTGCTTCAGGTCGGTGCGACGATCGGGCGGGAATTCCCGTTGGCCGTGCTGGCCGAAGTGACCACCGCAGCGGCGGACGATCTCGCCCCGATTCTCGACCGGCTGTCGCAGCTCGAGCTGGTGCAGCCGGGCGACGACCAAAGCGCGCCTGACAGGTTCGCGTTTCGGCATCCCCTGATCCAGGAGGTCGCCTACGCCACGCAACTGCGTTCACGCCGCGTCGAGCTTCACGCCGCCGTGGCCAAGGCGCTCGAGAGCTTCCATCACAGCCAGCTCAGCGAATATGCCGATCTGATCTCCTATCATTTCGAGGCGGCCCGGGACTTTCTCCCGGCGGCGACGTATGCAGCGCGCGCCGCAGCGTGGATCGGCACGCTCCACTCGATGGTCGCGCTCAAGTCCTGGAAGAGGGTTCGACTGCTGCTGCAGGCCGTGCCGCGCTCCGCCGAAACCGACAGGCTGCGCGTGCGGGCTTCGGGGCAGATCGTCGGCATGGGCTGGCGCGAAGGGACCAGTGCCGAGGAGGTCTCGCCCTTTGCCAAGGAGGCGCTGGAGCTCGCGCGGGAGTCGAAGGACGCGGTCTCCGAGGTGCTGATCCTTGCCACCTACGGCCGGGTGCTGGCGTGCACGGGCTCGGCGGATGATTACGTGAAGCAGGTCCTGCAGGCTATCGAACTGACCAGTGCGCGCGACCCAAGCCTCAACACCATGCTTCAGGTCTTCCTCTGCCAGGCCTACGGCTACGCCGGAAAGCTGCGCGAAGCATTGCAGGCGAGCGATACCGCACTCGCCCACATCATGAACATCTTGCCCGCGCACGAGGCGCTGATCGGCTTCAACGTCAAGCGCTGGGTCGAGAGCCTGCGCGCCCGGGTGCTGGTGCGCATGGGCGACTTCGCCGCGGCGCGACAAAGCATCGCGGACCTGATCGCGACCGAAAGCGAGTTTCCGGACCCTGCCGTTCAGTTCATCCCGCATCTCGCCGGCGTCGAGCTCGCCTGGCTCTTAGGTGATGCCGAGGAGGCCGAATTCCACAGCCGGTACATCGAGAAGGTCGGCGCGGCGAGCGGGTTGCCCTACCTCGCGGTCTACGGCGCGGCTTGCGCTGCGCTGGCGCTTTCGCTGGCCGGCGATCATGTCGGTGCCATCCAGCGGCTCGAGGCGACGGTTCGTCTGGCGCGAGAGGCCTATGCCGGCCTCGAATATGAAAGCGAGATGCTGACTTATCTTGCCGAGCTCTATCTCAGGAGCAACAGCCCTGCGGCCGCGGTGAGCGCGGCCGAAAGGAGTCTCGCTATCGCGGTCGAACGCAGCGCTCGCCTCGCGGAATGCCGTTCTCTCATCTTTCTGGGACAGGCGCTGGATGCAGGCCAGCTCCGGCATCCGCTGCATGACGCGGACGCGCTGTTCGCCCGCGCGCGGCGCCTCATCGACGAGACGGGCGCGAAGGCCTACGAACCGCTGCTTTCGGTGCAGCAGGTTTGCGCGGGCAGCGAGCGAGAAGCGTGAATTCGCGAAGGCCGTAATCGGTCAGCACTTCCACCTCGCAGCCGAGTTGCTTGCGGCAAAAGTCGATCCATGGCTGCGGCCTGGTGCGATAAAGCGCTTGCTCCGTCCGTCCCTTGTCGTGCGGCAGCATGAAGTTGGCGGCGAAGCCGACCCGGCTGTTGCGCTGCATGTCGGCCAAAATCGTCTCAACATAGCGCTTCCACTCCGGCACCGGCCGGCCAAGCCTGACGTTCAGGGTGCCGCTGGTCAGAACGTAATCGGAAACCTGCGAGCAGCGCGAGCCGATCGCGAATGTGGTGTCCGGGCGCTTGCTCCAGCGTTTCTGCGCTGCCGCGACCATGGCCGGCGAGATGTCGATGCCGCGATATCTGACGGGGCAATCGGCGTGCCGCATGGCCAGGAATTCCAGCAGGGCGCCATAGCCGCAGCCGAAATCGGTCAGGCTGAACGGTTTTGTGAAGTCGCACAGCCTCAGGAGCTGTACGAAACGCAGATATTGCGAGATCGCGTTCGGCCAGTCGACGCCGAGCGGCGTCGA from Bradyrhizobium arachidis carries:
- a CDS encoding adenylate/guanylate cyclase domain-containing protein — encoded protein: MPDDRVCRSCGISFALVCPNCRHPNLDAARFCGACGERLHQPAPVGERKVVTVLFADIVGSTEMIGAGDPELALDRLPPALARMGEAIQQYQGTITRSMGDALLAIFGMPQAQEDHALRACQAALAMIQSSHANGITLRVGIHAGEIVAGLPDKFTKEQSVYGPAVHLASRLEHMAQPGEICITESTFRLVHAACEARSLGHQDVKGFPRPIVVYRLLGLKHAGAAFPEALAGMYRGREKELAVLHEAFAGAERGAGKAIGICAAPGLGKSRLCFEFAKAARNRLVPVLEARASPYDHSGPLQPLVEFFRSFFRITSTDDTETARAKIASRIETAVPHLMDDVPLLCDFLGISSGKSSLDPKARRGRLVNLVCSLVRDGTRTPSVIVIEDIHWLDEASIEFVSALVDVVAQSRVALILTYRPTYQAPWQEGPNFHEIRLDELSDGDVASLAVDLMGDHPSTRAVRQRIIERSGGNPFFAEELIRSLVDSGELGGHAGHYEAAQEPSMEMLPPTVQSVIAARIDRLLPRDKEVLQVGATIGREFPLAVLAEVTTAAADDLAPILDRLSQLELVQPGDDQSAPDRFAFRHPLIQEVAYATQLRSRRVELHAAVAKALESFHHSQLSEYADLISYHFEAARDFLPAATYAARAAAWIGTLHSMVALKSWKRVRLLLQAVPRSAETDRLRVRASGQIVGMGWREGTSAEEVSPFAKEALELARESKDAVSEVLILATYGRVLACTGSADDYVKQVLQAIELTSARDPSLNTMLQVFLCQAYGYAGKLREALQASDTALAHIMNILPAHEALIGFNVKRWVESLRARVLVRMGDFAAARQSIADLIATESEFPDPAVQFIPHLAGVELAWLLGDAEEAEFHSRYIEKVGAASGLPYLAVYGAACAALALSLAGDHVGAIQRLEATVRLAREAYAGLEYESEMLTYLAELYLRSNSPAAAVSAAERSLAIAVERSARLAECRSLIFLGQALDAGQLRHPLHDADALFARARRLIDETGAKAYEPLLSVQQVCAGSEREA
- a CDS encoding trans-aconitate 2-methyltransferase; the protein is MRAIRAQVRSYYSGKIERYGSTPLGVDWPNAISQYLRFVQLLRLCDFTKPFSLTDFGCGYGALLEFLAMRHADCPVRYRGIDISPAMVAAAQKRWSKRPDTTFAIGSRCSQVSDYVLTSGTLNVRLGRPVPEWKRYVETILADMQRNSRVGFAANFMLPHDKGRTEQALYRTRPQPWIDFCRKQLGCEVEVLTDYGLREFTLLARCPRKPAAPKAAVRRPSRPSRR